The region CGAGGCATCACGGCTTCTGCCTTAAGCCATGCGATGCGTGTCCTGGAAGATCGCCTGGGTCTGCGCTTGCTGAACCGGACGACGCGCAGCGTGACGCCGACCGAAGCCGGTGAACTATTGCTGGCGCGCTTGTCGCCTGCGTTGCAGGACGTGGCCGAGGCCTTGACCGCTCTCGCCGCCATGCAGGAGCAGACCTCCGGCACGCTGCGACTCAACATGCCCCGCCCGGCAGCCAGATTGGCGGTGGGCCCGCTACTGTCCCGCTTTATCACGGCCCATCCGCGCATCCAGGTGGAAATCGTGACCGACGATGGCCTCAGCGATATCGTCGGCGCCGGATTCGACGCCGGCATTCGCTTCGGAGAACGCCTGGCCGGAGACATGGTTGCGCTTCCCATCGGGCCGCCGCAGGCATTCGTGATGGTGGCGTCTCCGTCCTACCTGGCGCAGCACGGTACGCCGCGGGAGCCGGCCGACTTGCTTTCGCATGCCTGCATCGGAAGGCGCTTTCCGAGCGGGACACGATATGCGTGGGAATTATCGGGCAAGGGCCTGCCGCTGACGTTGTCGGTCAATGGCGCGTTGGTGCTTGATGATGACGCCCTGATGATCCAGGCGGCGCGCGACGGACTGGGCGTAGCCTATGTCTATGAAACCATGGCGCTCGATGCGCTGGCCTGCGGAGATCTGGTGACGGTGCTCCCTGCCTGGAATGCGCCGGCGGCGCGTTTTTTTCTCTACTATCCGGGACGACGCAATCTCCCGCCTCCCTTGCGGGCATTTGTGGATTTCATCCGCGCCTGAATCGAAGCATCTCCGTCTGCTGTCTTGATTCCAACTGCTGATATCGTTTTCAGCGACATCGCTGCGCGCGGCGCGGTCGCGTGAAGGCAACGATGCCGAGCATTGAGCGGCCGGAATGTTAACAATTAAATAATTTGAATTAAGGTCCAATGCAAAGACGAAAGCGCAAAACACGGAAGATGCGCGGTTAAGCTCGCGTTACACGATTGATTAAGCTCTGGTTAACTGCCAAAATATTGCCTGGCTTCAAAGAAAATGAAATGCCGGGACTGTTCGCAGTTATTCGCAGTTCCGGCCGATATAGAAAATATGGGGAGATGCGCAAATGCAGCATGCGTTGGGGAAGCGGGTATCCGCTATCGGGACAAATTATTCGTCGCTGGCCAAGACCGCGGCAAGCGGTGCCATCGGCCTGCTGATACTCAGCGGCTGCTCAACGCTGGACATCGACTCGGCGCGACTTTCAACATCGGAGATTCGCTCCACTCTCGCCGAGGATCGCGCCGCGCTGACCCGTGATGTGGCTCCCTTGAGCGGCCCGCTGACCTTGAACGAAGCAATTGCCCGCGCCATCAAGTACAACGCCGATCGCCGCTATCGGGCCATGGAAGAAGCTGTCGCCATGGGGACGTTCGAAGCCGGCCAGTTCGACATGCTGCCCAAGCTGGTTGCTTCCGCCGGTTATCGTAGCCGCAACAATGACCTGATTACCCGCAGCACCGATTCAGTGACCGGCGCGCCTTCATTGGCCAATCCTTACATTTCTTCCAGCCGCACTGCCGTCACTACCGATGTCGGCATCTCCTGGAGCCTGCTCGACTTTGGACAGAGTTATTACGCAGCCCGCCAAAATGCCGATCGCGTCCTGATTGCCGGGGAACGTCGACGCAAGGCGCTGCACAATCTGATCCTGGATGTGCGCACGGCCTATTGGCGCGTCGTCGCGGCACAAAAACTGATGCCTCTGCTGCGCACCACCATCACTGAATCCGAGCTGGCGCTGAAGGATGCGCGCAAGGCCGAAGCGGACCGCATCCGGTCGCCCCTGGAGCCGCTGCGTTATCAGCGCCAACTGCTGGAAAATTTGCGCCTGCTCGAAACCATAGAACAGGAACTCTCGGCTGCGCGCATTGAATTGGCGACGCTGACAGCGATACCTCTGACCGTTGACTACACGGTCGTCGATCAGGCCGGCGACATCAATACGGCATGGCTTGGCCAACCGATGGACAAACTGGAAGAAGTGGCATTGCTGCGCAATCCCGATTTGCGCGAAGGCATCTACAACGCCCGCATCGCGCAACAGGAAACCCGGCGTACGCTGCTCAAATTTTTCCCCGGCTTGTCGTTCAATTACGGCTACAAGCGTAGCGACGACGATTATCTGATTCATCAGAACTGGACCGAAGCGGGTGCGCAGATCTCATTCAATCTGCTGGGCTTGCTGTCTGCGCCTGCGCAAATGCGTCTGGCCGATGCGGGGGTCGCACTGGCGGATCAGCGCCGCATGGCGATACAGATGGCTGTGCTGAGCCAATTGCACATCGCGCGATTGCAATACGCGAATACGGCTCAACAGTACGAGCGCTCTGACGCCATTGCGCAAGTCGATGTGCGTCTTGCTCAGCACATCGCCAATCAGGCCAGTGCGGAAAAACAATCGACGCTGGACAGAATTTCGCAACAGAGCGCCGCGGTGCTGTCCCAATTGCGTCGCTACCAGGCCTTGTCGAACGCGCAAGCGGCGGCATCACGCCTGCAAGCGACATTGGGTATGGAACCTTCTGTGGACGCGACATCGGACATGCCGTTGGAGGCATTGACGGCGGCCGTCGACAAATCCCTGCAGGCGTGGAATCAGGGTGTCTTGCCGGAACCAGAGAGTCGTCCATGATTTCAGCCTTACACGGTGGGCGCGGCCGGCTGGCATTTGCCTATGCGTTTTCCTGTGCGTTTACACTGCTTGCATCAACTGGCTACGCCGCTGCGCCGCAGGCCTCAGCCGGATCTGCAACCGGATCAGCCCTCGAAAATCGCGAAATCCGCGCCCAATTGGCGCCACGCCGTTACACCACGTTGGCGGCTGAAATCGGCGCCAAGATCAATCGCTTGCCATTGGTCGAAGGTGCTGCATTCAAGCAAGGACAGGTGCTGGTGCAATTCGACTGCATGTTGCAGCAGGCCCAGCTGGCGAAAGCCAACGCTGCATTGATGGCCGCCGATGCCACGTGGCGCGGGAATCAAAAACTGGCTGAGCTCAATTCGGTCGGAAAGATGGAACTCGAGGTGTCGAAGGCCGAAGCGCTCAAGGCGCAAGCCGAAGTCGCCGCCAACCGGACGCTGATCGGGAAATGCCAGATTTCCGCGCCATTCGCCGGTCGCATCGCCGAGCAAAAGGTGCGGGAACAGCAATACGTGCAGCCCGGCCAGGGACTGATGGAAATCATTGACGACAGTCAGCTGGAACTGGAATTCATCGTCCCTTCGCGCTGGCTTGCGTGGCTGCGCAATGGTGCGGCGTTCCAGGTCAACATTGACGAAACCGGCAAGACTTATCCAGCCAAGGTGCTGCGCATCGGTGCGCGCGTCGATCCGGTCAGCCAGTCCGTCAAGCTGACCGCGGTGATTGACGGCCACTTCAGTGAGTTGATTGCCGGCATGAGCGGCAAAGTCCTGATCGCACCACCACGCTAGTATCTGCGCGCGTTCAATTGAATTGTTCAGTCGCGATCGTTTCAATTGTTCAATCGTTCCAAACGCCCCTCACATAGGAGCACGCCATGAACCAGTTGATTTCTTCCCTGCGTCGCGCTGCCGCCGATGCCGCTGTTGCTGCTGTTGCCGATACTGATAAGCCAGCCGTCCGTCGGCCGCTGCGGCATGCATCGCAATTGCTGTCGCTGGAACAACGCTTCATGTTTGACGGCGCTGTCGCCGACGCAGCACACGCCGCCCAGGCGCATGACAGCGCGCCGCCGCCAGTGCCGCCGGCAGTCACGGTGCGAGCCGCCGATCCGGCCAAGGACGAGGGCAAGAAAGAGGTGGTACTGGTCGACACCTCCGTCGCCAATTACAAGAGCCTGGAAGCCGGCGTCCGCGATGGCGTAGGCATCGTCGAGTTCGACGGCAGCAAGGACGGCCTGGCGCAGATCGCGCAATGGGCGGCCACGCAAAACGGACTGGATGCAATCCACATCCTCTCGCATGGCTCGGAAGGTGTAATCAACCTCGGCACGGCGCGGTTGGATGAAGCGACGCTGGGAACCGCCACCACCCAGGCTGAACTGGCGCAACTTGGCCAGGCCCTGACCGCCGACGGCGACTTGCTGTTGTACGGCTGCGATGTCGCCGCCGGCGACAACAACACGCTGATCGCCGATCTGGCGCAGGTCACCGGCGCCGATGTCGCGGCGTCGCGCGACGCCACCGGCGCGGCAGCCATCGGCGGCAACTGGACGCTCGAAGCGCATGCCGGCAAGATCGACACCAAAGCGCTCGACATCGCCGACTATCAGGGCCTGCTCACCTTGATTACCTTGTCCGGCAGCGACGCCGACTACACCTCGACCACCATCGTCAAGCAGGTCAACGGCCAGAACATCACGTTTTCCGGCGGCGCCAGCGCCGGCGGCCTGGGCATTGACGGCACCTATGGCACGGACGGGTTGTACGCCTATCAAGGCCCGACCAATGAAGTCAAACTGACGATCACAATCGGTTCCGGCTACAGCTTCGACATCAGCTCGTTCGATGTCGGCGTCCTGACCGGCTCGCTGAGGATAGACTTTACGTATGCCGACAATACAACCGACACGCTGACAGTCAACTCGCTGGCCAACGGCTGGCAGACCGTGCTCAATTCCAGCCTGAGCAAACAGATCAACGACGTCAAGCAGGTGGTGTTCAGTTCCGGCGATTTCGGGCTGTTCCAGAATTTCGACATCACTGACGTCAAGGCTGTGCTGCACCCGCCCACGGTCACGGTCAACAGCGCCAGCCTGTCGGCCGACACCGGCACCAGCAGCAGCGACTTCATCACCAAGACCGCCGCGCAAACCATCAACGGCACGCTGTCGACCAACCTGAGCACGGGCGAAAAGGTTCAAGTGTCGTATGACAACGGCAGCAGCTGGACCGATGCCACCAGCTACACGGTCGGCTCCAGCAGCTGGAGCACCACCACCACGCTGGCCGGCAGCAGCACCTTCCAGGCGCGCGTCACCAATAGCGACGGCTCCAGCACCGCCTACACGCACAGCTACGCGCTGGACACCACGGCGCCCACCACCAGCTTCAGCGGCATCGCGCTGTCAGCCGACACCGGCAGCAGCGGCAGCGACTTCATCACCAAGACTGCGGCCCAGACCATCACGGCCACCCTGAGCACAACGCTGACCGCCGGTGATGTCGTCTACGGCTCTCTGGATAACGGCGCCACCTGGACCGACATCACCAGCAAGGTGTCCGGCACCACGCTGACCTGGAACGGCGCCACCCTGGGCGCCGGCAGCAGCTCCATCGCGTTCAAGGTGACCGACGCAGCCGGCAACGACAGCAGCCTGAGCTCCCATAGCTATACGCTGGACACCACCGCGCCCACCACCACTGTGGCCACGGCGGCCTTCTCCAACGACAGCGGCACCTCGTCGTCCGACTTCGTCACCAATACGGCGGCGCAGGACCTGAGCGGCACGCTGTCGGCCAACCTGGCCGTCGGCGAGACGGTGCTGGTATCGCTCGACAACGGTTCGACCTGGACCACCGCCACCACCACCGTGGGCCAGAACACCTGGTCGCTGGCCGGGCGCACGCTCACCGCCAGCAACACCCTCAAGGTCAAGGTCAGCGACACCGCCGGCAACGACGGCAGCGTATTGAGCCAGGCCTACGTCTACGACACCACGGCGCCGACCATCGCCTTCAACAGCCTGGCGCTGTCGGCCGACACCGGCGGCAGCAACAGCGACTTCATCACCAAGACTGCGGCCCAGACCATCACGGCCACCCTGAGCACCACACTGGCCGCCGGCGACATCGTCTACGGTTCGCTGGACAACGGCGCCACCTGGACCGACATCACCAGCAAGGTCAGCGGCACCGCCCTGAGCTGGAACGGCGTCACGCTGACCGGCAGCAGCACGTTGCAGCTAAGGGTCGTCGACGCCGCCGGCAACAGCGGCAGCGCCAAGACCCAGGCCTACACGCTCGACACCAGCACCCCGGCCACGCCCGGCACGCCGGTGCTGGCAGGAGCCAGCGACACGGGCGCCTCCGGCAGCGACGGCGTGACCAGCGACACCACGCCGACACTGAGCGGCACGGCCGAGAACGGCAGCACCGTCACCGTGTTCGACGGGGCCACGCTGCTGGGCACCGTCACCGCCGGCGCCGGCGGCTGGACCCTGACCACCGGCGCGCTGGCCGAAGGCAACCACACCATCACGGCCGTCTCCACGGACGCCGCCGGCAACGCCACGGCCGCTTCGGCCGCGCTGACCATCAACATCGACTCCACCGCGCCCACCGTCGCCTCGGTGGCCGTGCCGGCCAACGGCACCTACTACAATGGCAATCCGCTGGACTTCACCGTCAACTTCGACGAAGCCGTCACCGTCGACACCACCGGCGGCACGCCGCGCATCGCCCTCGTGGTCGGCGCCACCACGCGCTACGCCAGCTATGTGTCCGGCTCCGGCACCAGTGCGCTGGTGTTCCGCTACACCGTGCCCGGCGGCGACGTCGATGCCAACGGCATCACGGTCGGCGCGCTGTCGCTCAACGGCGGCACGCTGCGCGACACCGCAGGCAACAACGCCGCGACCACCCTCAACAGCGTCGGCAGCACGGCCGGCATCAATGTCGACGGCACCAGCCCGAGCGTGACCGGCATCAGCGCCACCACTGCGGACGGCAGCTACGCCGCCGGCCAGACCATTACCATCACGGTAGGCTTCTCCACAGCGGTGGACGTCGACACCAGCGGCGGCACGCCGACGCTGACGCTCGACAACGGCGGCGTCGCCAGCTACGCGGGCGGCTCGGGCAGCAGCACGCTGACGTTCACCTATGTGGTCGCCGCCGGGCAGAACAGCGCCGACCTCGACTACGGCTCGACCGCCGCGCTGGCGTTCAACGCTGCCACCATCACCGACGCCGGCGGCAGCCACCGGCCTGCCGACCTCACGCTGGCCACGCCGGGCACGGCCGGCTCGCTGGGCGCCAACAAGAATATCGTCGTCGACACCACCGCGCCGACCAACACCGTGGCTGGCGCCAGCTTCTCGTCCGACACCGGCAGTTCCAGCACCGACTTCATCACCAAGACTGCGGCGCAAACCATCAGCGGCACGCTGGCGTCAAACCGGGCGGCCGACGAGCAGGTCTACGTGTCGCTGGACAACGGCGCCACCTGGACGCTGGCGACCAGCAGCGCCGGCGCCAACACCTGGTCGCTGGCCGGGCAGACGCTGTCCGGCAGCGGCACCCTGAAAGTGCGCGTCAGCGACAACGCAGGCAACAACGGTACCGCCTACTCGCAGGCCTACGTGCTCGATACCACGGCGCCCACCACCAGCTTCAGCGGCATCGCGCTGTCGGCCGACACCGGTGCCAGCAACAGCGACCTGATCACTAACACGGCGGCGCAGACAATCTCCGCCACGCTCAGCAGCGCCCCGGCGGCCGGCGACATCGTCTACGGCTCGCTGGACAACGGCGCCACCTGGACCGACATCACCAGCAAGGTGTCCGGCACCACGCTGACCTGGAACGGCGTCACCCTGGCCGCCAGCAACACGCTTCAACTGCGCGTGACGGACGCCGCCGGCAACAACGGCGCCGCCACCAGCCGGGCCTACGTGCTCGACACCACCGCCCCGACCACCAGCGTGGCCAGCGTGGCCTTCTCGGCCGACAGCGGCGCCTCCGGCAGCGACTTCATCACCCGTACGGCGGCGCAAACGGTAAGCGGCACCCTGTCCTCCAACCTGGCGGCCGGCGAATCAGTGCTGGTCTCGCTCGACAACGGCGCTACCTGGAACACCGCCAACGCCACTGTCGGCAGCAATGCCTGGTCGCTGGCCGGCCAGACCCTCAACGCCAGCAACACCCTGCTGGTCAAGGTGACCGACACCGCCGGCAACGACGGCGCCGTGCTCAGCCAGGCCTACGTCTACGATACTGCGGCCACGGTAGCGACCGTCGACACGCTGCAGACCGACAGCAGCACACCCACGTTGACCGGTAATGCCACCCTGGCCGCAGGGGAAACCATGACGGTCACTGTCGGCGGCGCTACGTATAATGTCGTTCCGGTAGCAGGGCATTGGAGCCTTGATCTGTCCACGGCCGTCCCGGCGAGCGGTGTTTTGGCGCTGCCTACGGCGCATCGTTACGAGGTGGTGGCAACCGTCACCGATATCGCCGGCAACACGTCCAGCGACGTCAGCAGCAACGAACTCACGGTCGGAACGATTGCAACCGTTGCGCCATCGTCGCCGCTACCGCCTCCGCTGCCGGTGCAAACGCAAATCCCGCCGCCTCTCGCCATACAGACCGGAGGAGAACCGGCGTCTCCCGGACTGCCTCCAAACGAGGCAAGCATCGCGCCCATCCTCACGCCTTCCGTCGCCTGGAGCAGTCCGTTGATGTCCGGCGTCTTCACGCTTGATTCGACTACGTTGTCCGAACCTCAGGCGCTGACCAGCGGCCGCCCGGATCTGATTGGCAACGATGGCGTCCTGATCAGCAATACGCCTATTCCCGACCTGAACGTACGCAATAATGGTCCTATCTCTCTTCAGGTGCCCGGCGATGCCTTCTCCTACGGCGGAAATGCAAGCAGCCTGCAGTTGAACGCGACCCTGGCGGACGGCAGGCCGTTGCCGACCTGGCTCAAGTTCGATCCCTCCACTGGCCGGTTCACAGGTACGCCACCCCTCGGATTTGAAGGTACGCTGAATTTCAAGGTCAGTGCGCGCGACAGCCAGGGCCACGTCGCGGTACAGACGTTCAAGATCGTCGTCACCAAAGAGGGACAAAACAACCAGCGCGCGCAGCTTGAGCGCGGCCAGCAGGAACCGGCGGGACGTCCCGGCCTGAACGAACAAATCAGATCGGCGCATGCGGCGGGAGCCGATCGCCTGGCCCTGTTGTCGCGTAGTCCGGCGACGACGCGATTGCGTGCATGAATCCGGGCCCGGTCTTCAATCCTCTGCTGGCCCTGCTGGAACTAGCACAAAGTGCGCGCGCGGCGAGCAGCCCGAACGAGCTGGCCTTCCTCGCCGTCAATGACAGCCGCACCCTGGCGCCTTACCGCCAGGCCGCACTGTGGTTTGGTGCCGGCGGTGTTCACACCCTGTCCGGCGTGGTCGCGGTCGAGGCCAACGCGCCCTATGCGCAATGGATCGACCAGTTTTGCCGCGCGCTTGCCGAGCAGCATGACGCGAATACGCCGCTCGCGGTCGAAGCCGCGCGGCTGCCGCCCAAAGTCACCGCCGCCTGGGACGAATGGCTGCCTCCTTGCGTCACATGGATACCCCTGAACAGAACCGGGCGCGTAACTGAAGACCGGTCCGGTACCTCCGGCCAGGCCGGCTTGCTGCTGGCGGGCGATCTGGCGCTGTCGGCCGAGCAGTTGGCGTCGCTGTCGGAATGGATGGACATCTGGCAACACGCCTGGCGCGCCCTGCATCGCGGACCGCGCTGGTCGCTGGCGGCCTTGCCGACTTATCTGCGCAATTGGTGGAACGCTTCCTTGCCATCCTTGCGCTGGCGTCGCCGCGCCGCGGTCGCGGTCGCCGTACTGGGCGTATTGCTGTTCCCGGTGCACCTGACGGTGCTGGCTCCGGGTGAACTGGTTCCTGCCAATCCTGCCACCATCCGCGCGCCGCTCGACGGCGTCATCGCCAACTTCACCGTCCGTCCCAATCAGTCGGTCGCGTCCGGCCAGGCACTCTTTTCTTTCGACCAGGCGCCGATCGACAGCAAGCTCGATGTCGCGCGCGAAGCGCTGTCCACCGCCCAAGCGGAATATCGGCAGGCAGCGCAGATCGTGCTCAACGATCCCCGCGCCAAAGCGCAACTGGCGGGGCTGCTGGGCAAGGTCGCTGAAAAGCAGGCGCAGGCCGCCTTCCTCGAGGGCCAGGCTCAGCGCTCGAAAGTACTGGCGCCGCAAGCCGGCATCGCCTTGTTCGACGACCCGTCCGAGTGGATCGGACGCCCGGTGCAAACCGGCGAACGCATCATGCAGATCGCGGCTCCCAATGACGTGGAGATCGAAGCCTGGGTGCCTCTGGGCGACGCGATTCCCCTGCCGGACCAGGCGCCGCTGCATCTGTATCTGGCATCGGCGCCATTGACGCCGCTCTCCGGCACGCTGCGCTATATGGGACATCGCGCAACAGCGCGTCCCGACGGCACTTATGCCTATCGCGTGCGCGCCAAGATCGACGCCGCGACTGACCAGCGCATCGGCCTGAAAGGAACCGCAAAGCTGGTGGGCGACCGCGTGCCCCTCGTCTACTGGATATTGCGGCGGCCATTGGCGAGCATTCGCCAGTTCCTCGCCGTGTAAACATCATGCCTGCAAGATTGCCGAGCCTGCGCCAGGAATTATCCATTTCTGCCGGACCAAGACTTCCCGACGGCCAGCCCAGCTGGACGCTGCACGACCCCGTGCGCAATGTCTTTTTCCAGCTCGACTGGCCCAGCTTCGAAATGCTCAGCCGCTGGGACCTGGATGATGCGGCAGCGATCATCGGCGATATCAATCGCTCGACTGCCTTGCAACTCGACAAGGAGGCGTTTGACCATTTCTTGAATTTCTTGCGGGAGCAGAATCTGCTGCAGCCGGCGTCCGGTTCCGCCCCGGTATTTGCCGCGGCGCGTGAGCGGCAGCGCGGCACTTTGTTTCAATGGCTGCTGCACAACTATCTGTTCTTCCGCATCCCCTTGCTACGCCCCGATGCCTGGCTGACATGGCTGCAACCACGCCTGGCGTTCCTGTTCAGTCCCACGTTTCGCCGCCTGACCATCGCCGCCGGCGTGCTGGGTATTCTTGGCGCCTATCGCGAATGGGATCGGTTCTCCGCAACGCTGATGGATACCCTGAGCTGGCAAGGCGCGGCGATGTATGGCGTGGCTGTCGTGTTTGCCAAAACCTGTCATGAACTGGGACACGCGCTGACGGCCAAGCGGTATGGCTGCCGCGTGCCGACCATGGGATTGGCTTTTCTGGTGATGTGGCCGGTCGCCTACACCGACACCAACGA is a window of Herbaspirillum hiltneri N3 DNA encoding:
- a CDS encoding efflux RND transporter periplasmic adaptor subunit codes for the protein MISALHGGRGRLAFAYAFSCAFTLLASTGYAAAPQASAGSATGSALENREIRAQLAPRRYTTLAAEIGAKINRLPLVEGAAFKQGQVLVQFDCMLQQAQLAKANAALMAADATWRGNQKLAELNSVGKMELEVSKAEALKAQAEVAANRTLIGKCQISAPFAGRIAEQKVREQQYVQPGQGLMEIIDDSQLELEFIVPSRWLAWLRNGAAFQVNIDETGKTYPAKVLRIGARVDPVSQSVKLTAVIDGHFSELIAGMSGKVLIAPPR
- a CDS encoding LysR family transcriptional regulator, producing the protein MTPDLHELDAFAAVARHRSFRKAAAERGITASALSHAMRVLEDRLGLRLLNRTTRSVTPTEAGELLLARLSPALQDVAEALTALAAMQEQTSGTLRLNMPRPAARLAVGPLLSRFITAHPRIQVEIVTDDGLSDIVGAGFDAGIRFGERLAGDMVALPIGPPQAFVMVASPSYLAQHGTPREPADLLSHACIGRRFPSGTRYAWELSGKGLPLTLSVNGALVLDDDALMIQAARDGLGVAYVYETMALDALACGDLVTVLPAWNAPAARFFLYYPGRRNLPPPLRAFVDFIRA
- a CDS encoding efflux RND transporter periplasmic adaptor subunit; the encoded protein is MNPGPVFNPLLALLELAQSARAASSPNELAFLAVNDSRTLAPYRQAALWFGAGGVHTLSGVVAVEANAPYAQWIDQFCRALAEQHDANTPLAVEAARLPPKVTAAWDEWLPPCVTWIPLNRTGRVTEDRSGTSGQAGLLLAGDLALSAEQLASLSEWMDIWQHAWRALHRGPRWSLAALPTYLRNWWNASLPSLRWRRRAAVAVAVLGVLLFPVHLTVLAPGELVPANPATIRAPLDGVIANFTVRPNQSVASGQALFSFDQAPIDSKLDVAREALSTAQAEYRQAAQIVLNDPRAKAQLAGLLGKVAEKQAQAAFLEGQAQRSKVLAPQAGIALFDDPSEWIGRPVQTGERIMQIAAPNDVEIEAWVPLGDAIPLPDQAPLHLYLASAPLTPLSGTLRYMGHRATARPDGTYAYRVRAKIDAATDQRIGLKGTAKLVGDRVPLVYWILRRPLASIRQFLAV
- a CDS encoding Ig-like domain-containing protein; protein product: MNQLISSLRRAAADAAVAAVADTDKPAVRRPLRHASQLLSLEQRFMFDGAVADAAHAAQAHDSAPPPVPPAVTVRAADPAKDEGKKEVVLVDTSVANYKSLEAGVRDGVGIVEFDGSKDGLAQIAQWAATQNGLDAIHILSHGSEGVINLGTARLDEATLGTATTQAELAQLGQALTADGDLLLYGCDVAAGDNNTLIADLAQVTGADVAASRDATGAAAIGGNWTLEAHAGKIDTKALDIADYQGLLTLITLSGSDADYTSTTIVKQVNGQNITFSGGASAGGLGIDGTYGTDGLYAYQGPTNEVKLTITIGSGYSFDISSFDVGVLTGSLRIDFTYADNTTDTLTVNSLANGWQTVLNSSLSKQINDVKQVVFSSGDFGLFQNFDITDVKAVLHPPTVTVNSASLSADTGTSSSDFITKTAAQTINGTLSTNLSTGEKVQVSYDNGSSWTDATSYTVGSSSWSTTTTLAGSSTFQARVTNSDGSSTAYTHSYALDTTAPTTSFSGIALSADTGSSGSDFITKTAAQTITATLSTTLTAGDVVYGSLDNGATWTDITSKVSGTTLTWNGATLGAGSSSIAFKVTDAAGNDSSLSSHSYTLDTTAPTTTVATAAFSNDSGTSSSDFVTNTAAQDLSGTLSANLAVGETVLVSLDNGSTWTTATTTVGQNTWSLAGRTLTASNTLKVKVSDTAGNDGSVLSQAYVYDTTAPTIAFNSLALSADTGGSNSDFITKTAAQTITATLSTTLAAGDIVYGSLDNGATWTDITSKVSGTALSWNGVTLTGSSTLQLRVVDAAGNSGSAKTQAYTLDTSTPATPGTPVLAGASDTGASGSDGVTSDTTPTLSGTAENGSTVTVFDGATLLGTVTAGAGGWTLTTGALAEGNHTITAVSTDAAGNATAASAALTINIDSTAPTVASVAVPANGTYYNGNPLDFTVNFDEAVTVDTTGGTPRIALVVGATTRYASYVSGSGTSALVFRYTVPGGDVDANGITVGALSLNGGTLRDTAGNNAATTLNSVGSTAGINVDGTSPSVTGISATTADGSYAAGQTITITVGFSTAVDVDTSGGTPTLTLDNGGVASYAGGSGSSTLTFTYVVAAGQNSADLDYGSTAALAFNAATITDAGGSHRPADLTLATPGTAGSLGANKNIVVDTTAPTNTVAGASFSSDTGSSSTDFITKTAAQTISGTLASNRAADEQVYVSLDNGATWTLATSSAGANTWSLAGQTLSGSGTLKVRVSDNAGNNGTAYSQAYVLDTTAPTTSFSGIALSADTGASNSDLITNTAAQTISATLSSAPAAGDIVYGSLDNGATWTDITSKVSGTTLTWNGVTLAASNTLQLRVTDAAGNNGAATSRAYVLDTTAPTTSVASVAFSADSGASGSDFITRTAAQTVSGTLSSNLAAGESVLVSLDNGATWNTANATVGSNAWSLAGQTLNASNTLLVKVTDTAGNDGAVLSQAYVYDTAATVATVDTLQTDSSTPTLTGNATLAAGETMTVTVGGATYNVVPVAGHWSLDLSTAVPASGVLALPTAHRYEVVATVTDIAGNTSSDVSSNELTVGTIATVAPSSPLPPPLPVQTQIPPPLAIQTGGEPASPGLPPNEASIAPILTPSVAWSSPLMSGVFTLDSTTLSEPQALTSGRPDLIGNDGVLISNTPIPDLNVRNNGPISLQVPGDAFSYGGNASSLQLNATLADGRPLPTWLKFDPSTGRFTGTPPLGFEGTLNFKVSARDSQGHVAVQTFKIVVTKEGQNNQRAQLERGQQEPAGRPGLNEQIRSAHAAGADRLALLSRSPATTRLRA
- a CDS encoding TolC family protein, with amino-acid sequence MQHALGKRVSAIGTNYSSLAKTAASGAIGLLILSGCSTLDIDSARLSTSEIRSTLAEDRAALTRDVAPLSGPLTLNEAIARAIKYNADRRYRAMEEAVAMGTFEAGQFDMLPKLVASAGYRSRNNDLITRSTDSVTGAPSLANPYISSSRTAVTTDVGISWSLLDFGQSYYAARQNADRVLIAGERRRKALHNLILDVRTAYWRVVAAQKLMPLLRTTITESELALKDARKAEADRIRSPLEPLRYQRQLLENLRLLETIEQELSAARIELATLTAIPLTVDYTVVDQAGDINTAWLGQPMDKLEEVALLRNPDLREGIYNARIAQQETRRTLLKFFPGLSFNYGYKRSDDDYLIHQNWTEAGAQISFNLLGLLSAPAQMRLADAGVALADQRRMAIQMAVLSQLHIARLQYANTAQQYERSDAIAQVDVRLAQHIANQASAEKQSTLDRISQQSAAVLSQLRRYQALSNAQAAASRLQATLGMEPSVDATSDMPLEALTAAVDKSLQAWNQGVLPEPESRP